In one Myripristis murdjan chromosome 5, fMyrMur1.1, whole genome shotgun sequence genomic region, the following are encoded:
- the crocc gene encoding rootletin isoform X2: MSAPENPDSESKLESVIQKLEESVLSEEKRLTVRGPSPDATPTCLPARVREIVTKNLNDSSGAMSSVMSLQEENRVLQGELGRLEDLLAHSRADRDELAIKYGAISERLEQALRFETGNGDHDSSESRSLAQQNVDLRRRLDEEQAAYKRKLTAYQEGQQRQAQLVQKLQAKVLQYKKKCGDLEQMLQERSSELEQHRLSGNSETSNSRHEDEPSSNLEDALIRLEEEQQRSSSLSAVNAMLREQLEQAGLANEALSQDIRRLTADWTKAREELEQKESDWRREEESFHSYFSSEHSRLLTLWRQVVGFRRHICELKTATERDLSDMRNELARTSHSAQVSCAGVCATLQSRDGETALALERETALRLQLEQQLRERVTEMMNLQTRTDAERSELNVRLSESVREGERLKGQIEEKDRDVVVLTRRLEERSDNNETDMQMMRTHTETLLDTLRDIAQTVVSDGESSSEADQDNSAAPLLALIRGCSPHRSLSPRRSSSPTRVYSLAPLPEAGLSALRSAVANRQLQLQDVRGRLFSAQSSLQQVRRQLAESESAKKDVEQRNQALQGERDAAQRERETTQRERDRLKQERDALAGEKVSLEKTAQAAQSSAQILQMDCERLQLAVTSAQRERDHEREEKEASVQERDRAKAETQRVQRQWEQSEGRASVQRGELSAVRETHQQGEVERQLLEREKAQLSESLARAESSNAELSLLVNKLQSEEAALRDSLAKMGSMNEGLAQDKADLNTIIIQLEEEKALLQAQRREAEQEKLTIRDELVRLEQDRLELDSARITLHQSLQDTELSRVGMEAELQSLRSERLKLQDKVTQLCGEVSSLGSELGLIRGEGQRQEVALEEAGRGRAELARERAALVVQLTASERENSMLAEELTAFRSERESLETSLFEVQQQLVQMESRRDQLETENQSLRVRCETATAELRRVRSDGENALAQAERSRQALTQELSAAQLEAQQALRNAISEHQEEVERLASEKETLRHSLLMEQEAALRKLRQEAEDQVLRAEREKEDLRDEVRSLQHDRDQCLLQAETEKQQALSLKEAEKAVLSDRVSTLQADLSATALEAERMTREAAHYREQEQTRVGALTNELQELCSRLEDAACAHDRELQSLRETCTDLQSHADVALKELEQCRTSLSASEESRDQLRRDMLDLERRLNQTQEAAEGHRRDGIELHRTLGDLTKERDTLSQSNTQLRESLRSAETERISVKRQCEEKEQRLAVLEESFSSAQKEVTELRSCLREVERSRLEARRELQELRRQVKVLDGEKEQKGREVAELQTRLSLEEQRDDERGKEVFTLKQKLTEAETARNSIKKELSMIQKRLVESESGWRSCERELTSQLQEARGCEKKLQDEAKNLALRAQTAQDSAAQSSLQLSEAQGRLAATEAELARAEAGRRDLEFRLGSLQSALTRTLGIGAGGRGRSPRGGSPAPSGFSRHHSISPQRASLSPPKEFGVNTPDNTSISGPISPERGNTPLPLPLPELDPDTLRSGLRDFLQELRDAQRERDDARCQLGALQRELEEVTGERDSAEIRLTQLRNTLQECQEGKRGVDGRLTTTQTLLQQQEEVVRRGERERRALIDKVKDLERALQASETEKKHTQDQLSKQRAAEMRLEAERKRLREALEAAEARATRVELGRRSLEGELQRLKLSLGDREAESQASQERHDSLLKQVAEGETRVALLQREVEKLKQALLKAQEGESLLKDKTQYLNQSLQEAAAAHSATQGRLAAIQKTLSVAEQDKRLLQEQMDDARSSVAEAKRNMATLTERVQSLQRELNQSELRREELDVELTNTQEALRQRSASLMEAQRSAQSAQTERATVEERLRGLQRAVAMLETEKKDAERQAARLEKDKNALRNTLDKVERQKLKTEEGSMRLSAEKSRLDRSLNTTEQELQEAQQQIILLQTQLSEMEQSQSVCESSLRQRDEAQREADRLRTNYREVERTLATRDRAHRHRVKGLEEQVATLKEQLQQEMKRRQPSLPSSLLSGGN; this comes from the exons CAGGAGCCATGTCCTCCGTCATGTCCCTCCAGGAGGAGAACCGGGTGCTGCAGGGAGAGCTGGGGAGGCTGGAGGACCTGCTGGCCCACAGCAGAGCCGATCGAGATGAGCTCGCCATCAAGTACGGTGCCATTAGTGAGAGG CTGGAGCAGGCGCTGCGATTTGAAACGGGAAACGGGGACCACGATTCATCGGAGTCCCGCAGCCTGGCACAACAGAATGTGGATTTGCGCAGGCGGCTGGACGAGGAGCAAGCGGCCTACAAGCGCAAACTCACCGCCTACCAGGAGGGCCAGCAGAGGCAGGCGCAGCTTGTGCAGAAGTTGCAGGCCAAG GTACTTCAGTACAAAAAGAAGTGTGGGGATCTAGAGCAGATGCTGCAGGAGAGGTCATCTGAGTTGGAGCAGCACAGGCTAAGT GGTAACAGTGAAACATCAAACAGTCGCCATGAAGATGAACCCAGCAGCAACCTAGAGGATGCTTTAATCCGGCTGGAGGAGGAACAACAAAG gagcagcagcttgTCTGCAGTCAATGCCATGCTGAGGGAGCAGTTGGAGCAGGCTGGTCTGGCCAATGAGGCGCTCAGCCAGGACATACGCAGGCTCACTGCTGATTGGACGAAAGCCCGAGAGGAACTGGAGCAAAAGGAGTCTGactggagaagagaggaagag TCTTTCCACAGTTATTTTAGCAGTGAGCACAGTCGTCTGCTGACGCTGTGGCGGCAAGTCGTCGGCTTCCGTCGGCACATCTGTGAACTGAAGACTGCCACTGAAAG GGACCTGTCAGACATGCGTAATGAGCTGGCTCGGACGTCCCACTCTGCACAGGTGTCCTGCGCAGGTGTGTGTGCCACGCTGCAGAGCCGGGACGGAGAGACGGCTCTGGCCCTGGAGCGGGAGACAGCCCTGCGGCttcagctggagcagcagctgagagaaagagtgacGGAGATGATGAATCTTCAGACCAGAACAGATGCAGAGAGAAGTGAGCTCAATGTCAG GTTGTCGGAGTCAgtgcgagagggagagagactgaagGGCCAAAttgaggagaaagacagagatgttGTTGTCTTGACGAGGAGGCTTGAG GAACGGAGCGATAACAATGAGACGGACATGCAGATGATgagaacacacactgagacactgcTAGACACATTACGGGACATTGCCcag ACTGTCGTGTCAGATGGAGAGTCATCCTCAGAGGCGGACCAGGACaactctgcagctcctctgttaGCCTTGATCCGCGGCTGCTCTCCGCACCGCTCCCTGTCTCCTCGCAGATCCTCCTCACCCACTCGCGTCTACTCCCTGGCTCCTCTCCCAGAGGCAGGCCTGTCTGCTCTGCGCTCTGCAGTGGCCAACAGGCAGCTCCAGCTGCAG GATGTTCGAGGCCGTCTCTTCTCTGCCCAGTCATCGCTACAGCAGGTGCGCAGGCAGCTTGCAGAGAGCGAGTCAGCCAAAAAAGATGTAGAGCAGCGTAACCAAGCCCTGCAGGGAGAGCGGGATgctgctcagagagagagggagaccacccagagagaaagagaccgTCTGAAGCAGGAGAGAGACGCACTGGCCGG TGAGAAGGTGAGCTTGGAGAAGACAGCGCAGGCAGCACAGAGCAGTGCGCAGATCCTGCAGATGGACTGTGAGAGGCTGCAGCTGGCGGTGACCTCCGCACAGCGAGAACGAGAtcatgagagagaggagaaggaggcgtCCGTTCAGGAGAGAGACCGGGCCAAGGCAGAGACTCAGAGAGT TCAGAGGCAATGGGAGCAGAGTGAGGGTCGAGCCTCAGTGCAGCGCGGGGAGTTATCTGCAGTGAGGGAGACccaccagcagggggaggtTGAGAGGCAGCTGCTGGAGCGAGAAAAAGCCCAACTCTCTGAATCGCTCGCTCGG gCCGAGAGCAGCAATGCAGAACTCTCCCTGCTGGTTAATAAGCTCCAGTCTGAGGAAGCGGCTCTCCGGGACTCTCTGGCCAAGATGGGCAGCATGAATGAGGGTCTGGCCCAGGACAAAGCTGACCTgaacaccatcatcatccag ctggaggaggagaaggcccTGCTGCAGGCTCAGAGGAGGGAGGCGGAGCAGGAGAAGCTGACCATCAGGGATGAGCTGGTCCGGCTGGAGCAGGACAGGCTGGAGCTCGACTCTGCCCGCATCACGCTGCACCAGTCACTGCAGGACACCGAGCTGAGCCGGGTTGGGATGGAGGCTGAGCTCCAGAGTCTCAGGTCTGAGAGACTTAAACTGCAGGATAAAGTCACTCAG CTGTGCGGCGAGGTGAGCTCTCTGGGATCAGAGTTAGGTCTTATCAGAGGAGAAGGCCAGCGGCAGGAAGTGGCCTTGGAGGAGGCCGGTCGTGGTCGGGCAGAACTGGCCCGAGAGAGAGCAGCGCTGGTGGTGCAGCTGACTGCATCTGAGAGGGAGAACTCCATGCTGGCAGAGGAGCTGACTGCCTtcag ATCGGAGCGGGAGTCCCTGGAGACGAGCCTGTTtgaggtgcagcagcagctcgtgCAAATGGAGTCTCGCAGAGATCAGCTGGAAACAGAGAATCAAAGTCTTCGAGTCCGCTGTGAGACTGCAACAG CCGAGCTGAGGCGTGTGCGCTCAGATGGGGAGAATGCACTGGCCCAGGCTGAGAGGAGCAGACAGGCTCTGACTCAGGAACTGAGCGCTGCACAGTTGGAAGCCCAGCAGGCCTTACGCAACGCCATCTCTGAACATCAGGAGGAGGTCGAGAGACTGGCCTCAGAAAAG GAAACCCTTCGCCACAGCCTGCTGATGGAGCAGGAGGCAGCTCTGCGGAAGCTCAGACAGGAGGCCGAGGATCAGGTcctcagagcagagagagagaaggaggaccTGAGGGATGAAGTGAGGAGCCTTCAACATGATAGAGATCAGTGTCTCCTGCAGGCTGAGACTGAGAAACAACAG GCCCTTTCCCTGAAGGAGGCAGAGAAGGCAGTGCTGTCTGACCGAGTGTCCACGCTGCAGGCCGACCTGTCGGCTACAGCGCTGGAGGCTGAGCGCATGACCAGGGAGGCAGCTCATTACAGAGAACAGGAGCAG actAGAGTCGGGGCTCTGACCAACGAGCTGCAGGAGCTTTGTTCTCGGTTGGAGGATGCGGCCTGTGCTCATGACCGGGAACTGCAGAGTCTGCGGGAGACTTGCACCGACTTACAGTCACACGCTGATGTTGCTCTCAAAGAG CTGGAGCAGTGCAGAACTTCTCTCTCAGCCAGCGAGGAGAGCCGAGACCAGCTGCGGCGCGACATGCTGGACCTGGAGAGGCGTCTCAACCAAACCCAGGAGGCTGCTGAGGGCCACAGGAGAGATGGCATAGAGCTACACCGCACCCTCGGTGATCTCACCAAGGAGAGGGACACTCTCAGCCAGTCAAACACCCAGCTAAGAGAAAGTCTCAGAAGTGCCGAAACAGAAAGAAtcag tgtgaaGCGACAGTGTGAGGAGAAGGAGCAAAGACTTGCTGTGCTGGAAGAGAGTTTTTCATCGGCCCAGAAGGAGGTGACTGAGCTGCGCAGCTGCCTGAGAGAGGTGGAAAGGTCACGACTTGAGGCGCGGCGAGAGCTCCAGGAGCTCCGCAGACAG GTGAAGGTtctggatggagagaaagagcagaaagggagggaggtggcAGAATTGCAGACTCGGCTGTcgctggaggagcagagggatgacgagagagggaaagaagttTTCACTCTCAAACAGAAGTTAACCGAAGCCGAAACAGCGAGAAACTCCATCAAGAAAGAG CTTTCCATGATTCAAAAGCGTCTGGTGGAGTCGGAGTCAGGTTGGCGCAGCTGTGAGCGAGAGCTGACTTCTCAGCTGCAGGAGGCGCGCGGCTGTGAGAAGAAGCTGCAGGACGAAGCCAAGAACCTGGCCCTACGCGCCCAGACGGCTCAGGACTCTGCCGCTCAGTCCAGCCTGCAGCTGAGCGAGGCCCAGGGCCGACTGGctgccacagaggcagaactgGCCCGGGCCGAGGCCGGGAGGAGGGACCTGGAGTTTCGTTTGGGCAGCCTCCAGTCGGCGCTTACGCGAACACTGGGCATCGGGGCAGGAGGCCGGGGCAGGAGCCCGAGGGGAGGCTCGCCGGCTCCCAGCGGCTTCTCACGCCACCACAGCATCTCCCCTCAACGCGCCTCGCTGTCACCTCCTAAGG AGTTCGGGGTCAATACGCCTGACAATACTTCAATCTCAGGGCCCATTTCTCCTGAGAGGGGGAAcacacctcttcctctccccctgcCAGAGCTTGACCCGGACACGCTGCGAAGTGGTCTGCGAGACTTCCTCCAAGAGCTCCGGGATGCACAGAGAGAGCGG GATGATGCCCGATGCCAGTTGGGGGCTCTCCAGCGGGAGCTAGAGGAGGTGACCGGGGAGAGAGACTCTGCTGAGATCCGTCTGACTCAGCTACGAAACACCCTGCAGGAATGCCAAGAAG ggaAACGTGGTGTGGATGGGCGCCTGACTACCACTCAGACGCTGCTGCAGCaacaggaggaggtggtgaggagaggagaaagggagagaagagcTCTCATTGACAAAGTGAAGGATTTAGAGAGAGCGCTGCAAGCCTCGGAGACGGAAAAGAAACACACGCAG GATCAGTTAAGTAAGCAGCGTGCAGCTGAAATGCGtctggaggcagagaggaagcgTCTGAGAGAAGCCCTGGAGGCTGCTGAGGCCCGGGCCACCAGGGTGGAGCTGGGGAGGCGCAGTCTGGAGGGGGAGCTGCAGAGACTCAAACTGAGCCTGGGAGACAGGGAGGCTGAGAGCCAGGCCTCCCAGGAGCGCCATGACTCTCTTCTCAAACAG GTAGCAGAGGGCGAAACCCGTGTGGCTCTGCtgcagagagaggtggagaagTTGAAGCAGGCTCTGCTCAAAGCACAGGAGGGAGAATCCTTGCTCAAAGACAAGACCCAGTACCTCAACCAGAGCCTTCAGGAGGCTGCGGCGGCTCACAGTGCCACGCAGGGCCGCCTGGCCGCAATACAGAAGACTCTGAGTGTAGCAGAACAGGACAAAAGACTTCTACAG GAACAAATGGATGATGCCCGCTCATCTGTGGCTGAGGCAAAGAGAAACATGGCCACCCTCACTGAGCGTGTGCAGAGTCTGCAGAGGGAGCTGAACCAGAGCGAGCTGAGACGGGAGGAGCTGGACGTTGAGCTCACCAACACTCAAGAG GCTCTGCGCCAGCGTTCAGCCAGTCTTATGGAAGCCCAGCGCAGCGCCCAGTCTGCGCAGACGGAGCGGGCAACTGTGGAGGAAAGACTGCGCGGGCTACAGAGAGCCGTTGCCATGCTTGAGACCGAAAAGAAAGATGCTGAGAGGCAGGCTGCCAGgctggaaaaagacaaaaatgcactgagaaaTACACTGGATAAG GTTGAACGCCAGAAGCTGAAGACAGAAGAAGGCAGTATGCGCCTCTCTGCAGAGAAAAGCCGCTTGGACCGCTCTCTAAACACTACTGAACAAGAGCTGCAGGAAGCCCAGCAACAGATAATTCTGCTGCAG ACTCAGCTGTCTGAGATGGAGCAGtcgcagagtgtgtgtgagagctcgTTGAGGCAGCGTGACGAGGCCCAGCGTGAGGCGGACAGGCTGAGGACCAACTACAGGGAAGTCGAGCGCACCCTCGCTACCAGAGACAGAGCGCACCGCCACCGGGTCAAAGGCCTGGAGGAACAG GTGGCCACACTGAAGGAGCAGCTACAGCAGGAGATGAAGCGACGGCagccctctcttccctcctccctgctgtctGGAGGGAACTAA